The following proteins come from a genomic window of Cuculus canorus isolate bCucCan1 chromosome 29, bCucCan1.pri, whole genome shotgun sequence:
- the ESPL1 gene encoding separin isoform X1, with protein MKAAEAAGEAAGLKKSASRAGPTCAASVTSCDPTGHMDDHKDTTELFAQLKECLSRSPGDDSTTTSKELLVQQGKMCDRVLRICVKRMGQPGVSPAHATTLVAMAREACHGYLTVVRQPPPLYLEKILYHLLRNAAHQHKYSACWMVADLLRARLLSYRSGQAPSRDTSFTSIAYSSFNALWRASESLVEPNRLQEGRAIFSVRLRALCFLLLLEDDRPALPLLQPPFFTSETAQQAAAAAAFYEAKQVQSSSLLSRKLGNLLLATLREEASTPPTLQQCLCFFELTREQCRHLCKSGEYQDAQQAIKDLRDFVGAADNSVTSFGAPLSLLDAGVQLSWELAKGTGSMELFLPAAVVLGTAVEASERFLMLLAESCQFVISLLSESMKTSRPQLFRQEDVLGLCAFTNGHCRVLHRVLERIPSYGAKQKLLVKQLLYSNLQLFTSMVYDALQSSQLTGWLALEQLVAECGKSMTWMLDALEGLTGSERTRYLNVTVSCAFKLAYIFYNQNLHKEASSLCELLCKRLTAEDAYACPEIPPDKLHKCFRLLVESYRKLGQLERALECVVWWLSALQGRIKELLAEPVSLWARVKTDAAKQGNEELGLRTLKEGLKGHNLDPDTLVTVLFAELKAYKAIRADTGKERYNTLCDLLEICSEESGRLHERAFCLVELAQVLCYHSYPEFTECSCLDSIHEALYLLELVPRNTQNQDQLLDDQAQALLWLYICTLESKLEKSIERDQRVKAMGLKNPDDFETNDLNYESRQLEDRFTCDSICFNLVTETDLSKSLDDAFALWKQLLEKPGVPAVRSPEQTVASLQLLATIYKLMFKPFQALESYHLVRALCSRLGDSLGMARALCHITKLLFQLECPSYAKLFLEETESCLQEADSSNDSYPLVQQTCLLLRSQLCCVNYQIEEGVTLLLGVLQNPALRKNTKDWYLLRASILQLVAFYLSLPPASLSPELRQQIFGQGWKMTETALTEAHKLFRSIILVVMGSNVLGCQTKPADVQFLDYGENLLLKWEVLADLLACLKHYVALLSSLELVSRAKLFCFEAIHLAMRLQTTRWCCFFLMLKAQLELQEGEPELSHHNLQQALFLLESDTNYEAIEEQKGQTKVMHRERKRLAFLTHPAACLCHLCSDVVLSALCLRWLISHAQTELAEGSKAEGLGLIRDTLLRCTAVATRFDAVLRDKLQCSSVTRVPALELLDELVATGYATLALQSLGNPLLAEEMAEELETGLTFLASCRPNLPSLEVSRASLLLAKATRTIWHLASKCGDSVDGVFAHSWTWQLPTLTPVEPKASSVLQTLKGDNVRPQKSKTKTRVASAVPKTGTKKQQRAKAPAVPSADAFAPGDLDSEVTFSDDSQEKGPQVTPIPRPTRKTRSTRKALPSNSSGSQVSSRSSSTQLRRKRLAACRAGAAEEKKEQVTCRARGKKVEEDLDLSMAFEEERGDPGSSQLPRHGQKGADEEHEILRQEDCTDVLAMQRLDGGNPVCLEGTLSTLPGAADVSLLDTVVERLKEAFNCISHCPPGALYRQLCLLLALAMGDHDPLATAYLLSESISITIRHQMLSIIPRKIHKEQKSVRAVAEQLRGLSLQEQSTIQCSPRLAELEGFMFSSTGLGPEVQDDFQRQLQQIPSGVTVCMLTLASIQLGSVGETLLLTRLEKDMAPVTIRIPKVPLHSLLSEFESILKEQKQVNNCTDNQAWWLRRSELDCRMKSIIDTMETQVLGCWRSALIPSGLTQPRLAKEAAQLSLQLRQYGWRDSHSSLLQVLLKVAPFLTPEDVQALAFGLCPAQPHKAQLLLQKAVGKKKACAAWAGGSLVLVLDRVRAQLLFSLSPGSPAPLSPHSCTPRPSLFPASAKAALGVHGVLESCDRNQAPLPALPAQLFPGTEETICADPRCESQEHFLHPQPPP; from the exons ATGAAGGCAGCGGAGGCAGCTGGGGAAGCGGCGGGACTGAAGAAGAGCGCGAGCCGAGCCGGA CCCACCTGTGCTGCTAGCGTAACGTCATGTGATCCCACTGGCCACATGGATGACCACAAGGACACGACTGAGCTGTTTGCCCAGTTAAAA gAATGCCTCTCCCGCTCTCCGGGAGATGattccaccaccaccagcaaAGAGTTGCTGGTGCAGCAAGGCAAAATGTGTGACCGTGTCCTTCGCATTTGTGTCAAGCGGATGGGCCAGCCCGGTGTCTCCCCAGCACATGCCACCACCCTGGTGGCCATGGCTAGGGAGGCTTGCCACGGCTACctgacagtggtgagacagcctcctcctctctaCTTGGAGAAGATCCTCTACCACCTACTGCGAAATGCGGCTCACCAACACAAGTACAGTGCCTGCTGGATGGTGGCTGATCTCCTCCGTGCCCGCCTGCTGAGCTACCGCTCTGGCCAGGCGCCCTCCAGGGACACAAGCTTCACATCCATCGCCTACAGCAGCTTTAACGCTCTCTGGAGAGCGTCAGAGAGCCTGGTGGAGCCCAACAGGCTGCAGGAGGGTAGAGCCATCTTCTCAGTCCGTCTGCGAGCCCTgtgcttcctcctgctgctggaggatgACAGGCCAGCCTTGCCGCTGCTGCAGCCCCCCTTCTTCACCTCGGAAACggcacagcaggcagcagctgctgctgctttctatGAAGCCAAGCAGGTGCAATCTTCGTCTTTGCTCAGCCGAAAGCTTGGGAACCTCTTGCTCGCGACTCTGCGAGAGGAAGCATCAACGCCGCCCACCCTCCAGCAATGCCTCTGCTTCTTTGAGCTCACCCGTGAGCAGTGCCGGCATCTCTGCAAGAGTGGCGAGTACCAGGACGCTCAGCAGGCGATAAAAGACTTGAGGGACTTTGTTGGGGCCGCTGACAACTCTGTAACATCTTTTGGTGCCCCCCTGTCCCTCCTGGATGCTGGGgtgcagctgagctgggagCTGGCCAAGGGCACTGGCTCCATGGAGCTGTTCTTACCGGCTGCAGTGGTTCTCGGCACGGCAGTGGAGGCCTCGGAGAGGTTCCTCATGCTGCTGGCTGAGAGCTGCCAGTTTGTCATCTCCTTGCTCAGCGAGTCCATGAAGACGAGCAGACCACAGCTCTTCAGGCAGGAAGACGTGCTTGGGCTCTGTGCCTTCACCAATGGGCACTGCCGTGTCCTCCATCGGGTGCTGGAGCGG aTTCCTTCTTATGGTGCCAAACAGAAGCTCCTGGTGAAGCAGCTACTCTACTCCAACCTCCAGCTCTTTACCAGCATGGTGTATGATGCCTTGCAGTCTTCCCAG CTGACAGGCTGGCTGGCTCTGGAACAGCTGGTGGCGGAATGTGGGAAGAGCATGACCTGGATGCTGGATGCACTGGAGGGGCTTACTGGGAGCGAGCGAACCCGATACCTCAATGTCACTG TGTCCTGTGCCTTCAAGCTGGCCTACATCTTCTACAACCAGAACCTTCACAAGGAGGCCAGCTCGCTCTGTGAGCTTCTCTGCAAGAGGCTGACGGCAGAAGATGCCTACGCATGTCCAGAGATACCCCCAGACAAG CTCCATAAATGCTTTAGGCTGCTGGTAGAAAGCTACCGCAAACTGGGACAGCTGGAGAGGGCCCTGGAGTGCGTAGTGTGGTGGCTGAGCGCCCTGCAGGGCCGCAtcaaggagctgctggcagagcctgTCTCTCTCTGGGCCAGAGTCAAAACAGATGCTGCGAAACAGGGGAATGAGGAGTTAGGGTTACG GACCCTCAAGGAAGGCTTGAAAGGGCACAACCTGGACCCGGATACCTTGGTAACTGTCCTCTTTGCGGAGTTGAAGGCCTATAAGGCCATCCGAGCTGACACAGGGAAGGAACGCTATAACACCCTCTGCGACCTGCTGGAGATCTGCTCGGAGGAGAGCGGCCGCCTGCACGAGCGAGCTTTCTGCCTGGTGGAACTGGCCCAGGTTTTGTGCTACCACAGCTACCCTGAGTTCACAGAGTG CTCCTGTCTGGACTCGATCCATGAAGCTTTATACCTGCTGGAGTTGGTGCCCAGGAACACTCAGAACCAGGACCAGCTCCTTGATGACCAGGCACAGGCTCTGCTCTGGCTCTACATATGTACTCTCGAGTCCAAGCTGGAGAAG AGCATAGAGAGGGACCAGAGAGTCAAAGCTATGGGGCTGAAGAACCCGGATGACTTTGAGACCAACGATCTCAACTATGAAAGCCGGCAGCTGGAGGATAGGTTTACGTGTGATAGCATCTGTTTCAACCTGGTGACAGAGACTG ATCTGTCCAAAAGCCTGGATGACGCCTTTGCCTTGTGGAAGCAGCTCCTTGAGAAACCAGGTGTCCCAGCTGTGCGCAGCCCTGAACAGACTGTGgcttccctgcagctcctggcaaCTATCTACAAGCTGATGTTCAAG CCCTTCCAAGCTTTGGAGAGCTATCACCTGGTCAGAGCCCTGTGCAGCAGGCTCGGAGACAGCCTGGGCATGGCCCGTGCCCTGTGCCACATCACCAAGCTGCTCTTCCAGCTGGAATGCCCCAGCTATGCCAAG CTTTTCCTGGAGGAGACAGAATCCTGCCTGCAGGAAGCAGACAGCAGCAATGATTCCTACCCGCTGGTGCAGCAAACCTGCCTCCTGCTCcgcagccagctctgctgtgtcaACTACCAG aTTGAGGAGGGTGTCACCCTTTTGCTGGGGGTGCTCCAAAACCCAGCTCTGCGAAAGAACACAAAGGACTGGTACCTGCTACGAGCCTCCATCCTTCAACTGGTGGCCTTCTACCTGAGCCTCCCCCCTGCCAGCCTCTCACCAGAGCTCCGGCAGCAGATCTTTGGGCAAG GGTGGAAGATGACCGAGACAGCTCTTACTGAAGCCCACAAGCTCTTCCGTAGTATCATCTTGGTGGTGATGGGCAGCAACGTGCTGGGCTGTCAGACAAAGCCAGCTGATGTCCAGTTCTTGGATTACG GGGAAAACCTGCTGCTGAAGTGGGAAGTGCTGGCAGACTTGCTGGCCTGCTTGAAGCACTACGTGGCCCTGCTCAGCAGCTTGGAGCTGGTGAGTAGAGCCAAGCTCTTCTGCTTTGAGGCCATCCATCTGGCCATGAGACTGCAAACCACACGGTG gtgttgttttttcctgatgttgaAGGCCCAGCTGGAACTGCAGGAGGGTGAGCCAGAGCTGAGCCACCACAACCTCCAGCAGGCTCTCTTCCTCCTGGAGTCTGACACCA ACTATGAAGCCATCGAGGAGCAGAAAGGCCAGACAAAGGTCAtgcacagagagaggaagagactGGCCTTCCTCACCCACCCGGCAGCCTGCCTGTGCCACCTCTGCTCCGACGTGGTCCTCTCGGCACTCTGCCTGCGCTGGCTCATCTCTCATGCCCAGACTGAACTGGCAGAGGGCAGCAAAGCCGAAGGACTGGGTCTGATCCGAGACACGTTGCTACGCTGTACTGCCGTGGCCACACGCTTTGATGCTGTGCTGCGAGACAAGCTGCAGTGCAGTTCTGTCACCCGTGTCCCTGCACTGGAGCTGCTGGATGAACTGGTGGCCACTGGCTATGCCACATTAGCCCTGCAGAGCCTGGGCAACCCTTTGCTGGCAGAGGAAatggcagaggagctggagacAGGGTTGACCTTCCTAGCATCCTGCAGACCCAACTTGCCCAGCCTGGAGGTCTCCAGGGCCAGTCTGCTGCTTGCCAAAGCCACGCGTACCATTTGGCACCTGGCCTCCAAGTGTGGTGACTCCGTGGATGGCGTCTTTGCCCACTCTTGGACCTGGCAGCTGCCCACGCTGACTCCAGTAGAGCCCAAAGCATCATCTGTGCTCCAGACTCTCAAGGGGGATAATGTTCGACCtcaaaagagcaaaaccaagaCACGTGTTGCCTCTGCTGTTCCCAAGACTGGAAcgaagaagcagcagagagcgAAGGCGCCAGCTGTGCCAAGTGCCGATGCCTTTGCTCCGGGTGACCTGGACAGTGAG GTGACGTTCAGCGATGACAGCCAAGAGAAGGGTCCCCAAGTGACACCGATTCCACGACCTACCCGCAAGACGCGTTCCACCCGGAAAGCTCTACCTTCCAACTCCTCAGGGTCTCAGGTGAGCTCTcggagcagcagcacccagctccGGAGAAAGCGGCTTGCCGCATGCCGAGCTGGCgctgcagaggagaagaaggagcaggTGACGTGCAGGGCTCGTGGCAAGAAAGTGGAGGAGGACTTGGACCTTTCAATGGCCtttgaggaagagagaggagacCCAG GAAGCAGTCAGCTGCCCCGGCATGGACAGAAGGGAGCAGACGAGGAGCATGAGATCCTGAGGCAAGAGGACTGCACTGATGTCTTGGCAATGCAGCGGCTGGATGGTGGGAACCCTGTGTGCCTGGAGGGGACTCTGTCCACCCTGCCCGGGGCTGCCG ATGTCTCCTTGCTGGATACGGTCGTGGAGCGCCTGAAAGAGGCTTTCAACTGCATTAGCCACTGCCCTCCCGGTGCGCTTTACagacagctctgcctgctcctggctCTGGCCATGGGCGACCACGACCCTCTGGCCACAGCCTATCTTCTCTCCGAGTCCATCTCCATCACCATTCGTCATCAGATGCTCAGCATCATCCCCAGGAAGATCCA CAAAGAGCAGAAGTCAGTGAGAGCCGTGGCCGAGCAGCTCCGTGGGCTCTCCTTGCAGGAGCAGAGTACCATCCAGTGCAGTCCCCGCCTCGCCGAGCTTGAGGGGTTCATGTTCAGCTCCACAGGGCTGGGCCCTGAGGTGCAGGATGACTTCCAGAGGCAGCTCCAGCAGATCCCCAGCG GGGTGACTGTGTGTATGCTGACCCTCGCCAGCATCCAGCTTGGCTCCGTGGGGGAGACACTGCTGCTGACACGGCTGGAGAAGGACATGGCTCCCGTCACCATCCGCATCCCCAAG GTCCCGCTGCACTCACTGCTGAGCGAGTTTGAATCCATCCTGAAGGAGCAAAAACAAGTCAACAACTGCACAGACAATCAGGCGTGGTGGCTGCGCCGCTCTGAGCTAGACTGCAGGATGAAG AGCATCATTGACACCATGGAAACACAGGTGCTGGGCTGCTGGCGGAGTGCCTTGATCCCCAGTGGCCTCACGCAGCCTCGTCTGGCCAAGGAAGCCGCCCAGTTGTCCCTACAGCTCCGCCAGTACGGCTGGAGGGACTCGCATTCCAGCCTGCTCCAG gtgctgctgaaGGTCGCTCCGTTCCTCACCCCCGAGGATGTACAAGCCCTGGCCTTTGGCCTCTGCCCAGCGCAGCCCCACAAggctcagctcctcctgcagaAGGCggtggggaagaagaaagccTGTGCTGCGTGGGCTGGTGGCTCCCTGGTCCTGGTTCTGGACAGGGTGAGAGCCCAGCTcctgttttccctctctcctggcTCTCCTGCGCCCCTCAGCCCTCACTCCTGCACCCCTCGGCCCTCACTCTTTCCAGCATCTGCAAAAGCTGCCCTGGGAGTCCATGGAGTTCTTGAAAGCTGTGACCGTAACCAGGCTCCCCTCCCTGCGCTTCCTGCTCAGCTATTCCCTGGCACAGAAG AGACCATCTGTGCTGACCCGCGGTGTGAATCCCAGGAGCACTTTCTACATCCTCAACCCCCACCGTAA